In the genome of Planococcus donghaensis, the window ATCTAGCGGCTTGTAATTCAAGCTTTCTCAACTCCTTAAGTCCGTCTTTATTTGCTGGAGCTCTACCGACTGAATAATACTCTACTCCAGCTTGTTCCATTTCTTCAACGCTATGAAGATTACGCCCATCATATACCAAAGGAGTTCTCATTAATTTCTTATAGACCTGGGCATCAATTGCTTTTACTTCTCCCCACTCAGTGAAAATGAAACAAACATTTGCACCTTCTATAGCTTCTTCAATATTAGATACATATTTTATGCTACCTTTTCTACTTTTCCCTTCTGGAAAAACCTTAGCAAAATTTCCTGCACCTATCGGATCATATGCATAAATGTCAGCTCCCTGATTCAAAAGTAATGGTACATTTTCGAGTGATGGGGCTTCTCTTAAGTCATCTGTTCCCGGCTTAAAGGTTAGACCTAGAATAGCTACTTTTAAGCCGTTAAATGTAATTAGACGATTACTCGCTTTCTTATACATTAAAGTCTTTTGATCTTTGTTTACATTAATTGCAGCTTTAACTGTTTTCAAGTCATAACCATTTTGTGTTGCCAAGTATTCAAGTGCCTTCGTATCTTTAGGGAAGCAAGATCCACCGTAGCCAATACCTGCATTTAAAAATTTGCTGCCAATACGATCATCAAAGCTCATTCCTTTAGCTACGTCCTGAACATCTGCCCCGACTAGCTCACATAGATTTGCTATATCATTCATATAAGAAATTTTCAACGCAAGAAAATCATTAGATGCATATTTAATCATTTCTGCAGACTTTCTATTTACCGATACGACAGGTAATTTAAATGGCTCATAAATTTTTTGCAAAAGATTTTCTGCCCAACTGCTTTGAGTTCCGATAATGATTCTTTTCGCATTTAAAGTATCATGTACTGCAGATCCCTGTGCCAAGAACTCCGGATTAGAAGCTACTTCTACTCTTACATCATTAATTAAGAAATCATGGATAAATTGTTCAACCTTATCATTTGTACCAACTGGGACGGTAGATTTCACAACTACTAGACAATCTTTTTCAATTGTTTCGGCAATTTGTCTAGCGACAGTCGCTATGTATGAAAGGTTTGCAGATCCATCTTCATTTTCAGGAGTTCCTACACCAATAAAAACTGCATCTGCATCTTTATAAGCTGATTCATAATCATTAGTGTACTCTAATCTTCCTGCTTTATAATTTTTCTTCATGAGATCTTCTAAACCTGTTTCATATATTGGAGATACTCCTGATTTCATAAGATCTACTTTAGTTTTGTCAATATCAACGCAAACTACTTTATGTCCTCTTTCAGCAAAACAAACTCCTGCAACTAAGCCTACATATCCGGTTCCTGCTACTGCTATCTTAAACATATTTACACCTTCCTTATCTCTAAATTAATTATTCTGTAATTCACTTTTACAAAATCAACTTAAAATAATACAAGAACATAGAAATACAAACATTAACTCAAGTAATTATATATACACCTGAATAAAGTTGAAAAAGCTAAAATTATACAAACATTTTTTAAAATATTCGAAAAGTAAATCATTTTAGGTACATTTAAAACCTTAAACAAGTAAGTGAAATATACTATTTGAATTAAAATAAAAATACTTGACATTATCAATAATGAGATATAAACACTATTGAAAATATATTTTCCAACTATTAAAGAAAATATTAAACCTGTTATTTGGAAGGTATTTGCAATTAGCGTATATTTTTGCTTATTTAGAGTAATTGCAAGCCCTTGTACTGAATCTTGTAAAAATACAAAAAAGTATTGAAGAGCTAATATTCTTACGAAATTCCCAGAAACTTCCCATTCTTTCCCCAAAAAGATAATTACTATAATATCTCCAA includes:
- a CDS encoding UDP-glucose dehydrogenase family protein is translated as MFKIAVAGTGYVGLVAGVCFAERGHKVVCVDIDKTKVDLMKSGVSPIYETGLEDLMKKNYKAGRLEYTNDYESAYKDADAVFIGVGTPENEDGSANLSYIATVARQIAETIEKDCLVVVKSTVPVGTNDKVEQFIHDFLINDVRVEVASNPEFLAQGSAVHDTLNAKRIIIGTQSSWAENLLQKIYEPFKLPVVSVNRKSAEMIKYASNDFLALKISYMNDIANLCELVGADVQDVAKGMSFDDRIGSKFLNAGIGYGGSCFPKDTKALEYLATQNGYDLKTVKAAINVNKDQKTLMYKKASNRLITFNGLKVAILGLTFKPGTDDLREAPSLENVPLLLNQGADIYAYDPIGAGNFAKVFPEGKSRKGSIKYVSNIEEAIEGANVCFIFTEWGEVKAIDAQVYKKLMRTPLVYDGRNLHSVEEMEQAGVEYYSVGRAPANKDGLKELRKLELQAARF